A genomic region of bacterium contains the following coding sequences:
- the rpsT gene encoding 30S ribosomal protein S20 has translation MPHTKSQEKRDRQAIASRARNRAVRSELKTRARHVDEAAASGDREAAQQALRIAQKRIDQAVAKGVLKKNTANRRKAKLERLVASS, from the coding sequence ATGCCACACACCAAGTCACAGGAAAAGCGCGACCGGCAGGCCATTGCCAGCAGAGCCCGTAACCGGGCTGTCCGTTCGGAGTTGAAGACCCGGGCACGGCACGTGGACGAGGCCGCCGCGAGCGGCGACCGTGAGGCCGCCCAGCAGGCTCTGCGGATCGCCCAGAAGCGCATCGATCAGGCCGTGGCGAAGGGGGTTCTCAAGAAGAACACCGCCAACCGCCGGAAGGCCAAGCTAGAGCGTCTAGTCGCTAGTTCCTAG